Below is a genomic region from Neoarius graeffei isolate fNeoGra1 chromosome 12, fNeoGra1.pri, whole genome shotgun sequence.
taactttgattttgacattggtggggacacaaaagtgatccaaggcagagcttccgaaaggtgttttttttttccattagcaatcataatttcatgtcatgcagatcttataggttaatgagggtagctgtggcctaatggttagggagttggtctttggatcccagggttgcaggttcaaatcccacccttacctctccatacatctccatccatggctgtGTGAGATacgggcgggtagtcacggctgctgtgggaagtgtgctgcttttacagcagctgggatagccagaattagcgagaaacaggtagctaatcagagaatgatatctacgttagagggggggattatacatttaaccctttgtgtgccatataatcattgctcaggttaggacatcggttttattgatcgtgattccacagtagcggctgaatattggtagggacacgtccctagcgtccctacccaaaattacgccctagccaAGAAGAGTTTAACAAAGAAGTGTAAGGGGCATTGGGAATGATGGTGAACATCAGTGTGTAAAGCCTGACTGGTGAGTCGAGGGAACCTGCTCAGATGGCTTTATCTATTGCATAAAGAAATAATAAATGTTTTCGTATAGTCAATAAAAAATGTACCACTACGTCAATGTAATACAAATAGactaggattttttttaaaaagggctgTTCTGTACTATTTAATTCCTGTTGTCTGTTTTGTCCTACATAAAAGTACAGGACACAACAATATGTACACTCTTTAATTGTGcacggatttatttatttttgcagagTACATACTGCTCCACCCTGATCCAGCACGCTGAAACCATAAACCGTTCCATACAGGTCGTAAACCTCGACCCAGCTGCAGAGCACTTTGATTATCCAGTCATGGCAGGTGAGAGCAATCCGTACACGGGTTCCTGAAGCAGGAGAGTCGAAATCTGGCCACGTGTGGCGAATGTACTGAGTCTAATCATTAACTAATGATTTGATTCTTAGGctccatccacacgacaacggcaacgagatttttttttagcgggtaaaaaaaatatcgcgtccacatgggcaacggatcagtaaaatatcaggtacatatggcaacgcgatgcttgctgaaaacggtgcaatacacatgccacacctctacgtgtgctgtaagacggtcccatcggaaacaccagaacaatagaagaagtaggacgcatgcacataaaccccttcttctacccggcgtgatgacttgttctagtcatgtggttgtgacgtcatcgtaaacaaatccgttctactcatccagacaacttcgcaacggcgccgttgccagatttttccactctggaaaccgttctcaaaaaatatcgttttggggcacccaaaacgccggtgccgtgtggacgccaggccggaacgataaaaaattttatcggattcacctgaatccgttgccgtgtggacagggccttagaaatATCACCAAAATATATCTCATTCTGCTTCTTTCGTCCTCCATGACATGGATTTATGGCCTATGGGCATCCCCATGGACTTAAAAAGTCTAATCACTTACAAAATCCTTTTTAACTCGAAGATTAATTGTATGATTCCGTACGTCACTTGTGTTgtgcatccaaaaaaaaaaatgttatcacAATAGGatacagtgcatgtgtgtgtcactgtattgTTCCGATTAttgcttacaaccccgattccaaaaaagttgggacaaagtacaaattgtaagtacacagctagttaacttggacactgttagttagcatgtaaaaacagagttacactaacatgaataatgttaacttatctgaagtcctttcaaaaatatgttttagcataatcttgccaaatacaaccccgattccaaaaagttgggacaaagtacaaattgtaaataaaaacggaatgcaataatttacaaatctcaaaaactgatattgtattcacaatagaacatagacaacatatcaaatgtcgaaagtgagacattttgaaatttcatgccaaatattggctcatttgaaatttcacgacagcaacacatctgaaaaaagttgggaaaggggcaataagaggctggaaaagtttaaaggtacaaaaaaggaacagctggaggaccaaattgcaactcattaggtcaattggcaataggtcattaacatgactgggtataaaaagagcatcttggagtggcagcagctctcagaagtaaagatgggaagaggatcaccaatccccctaattctgcgccgacaaatagtggagcaatatcagaaaggagttcgacagtgtaaaattgcaaagagtttgaacatatcatcatctacagtgcataatatcatcaaaagattcagagaatctggaagaatctctgtgcgtaagggtcaaggccgggaaaccatactgggtgtccgtgatcttcgggcccttagacggcacggcatcacatacaggcatgcttctgtattggaaatcacaaaatgggctcaggaatatttccagagaacattatctgtgaacacaattcaccgtgccatccgctgttgccagctaaaactctatagttcaaagaagaagccatatctaaacgtgatccagaagcgcagacgtcttctctgggccaaggctcatttaaaatggactgtggcaaagtggaaaactgttctgtggtcagacgaatcaaaatttgaagttctttatggaaatcagggacgccgtgtcattcggactaaagaggagaaggacgacccaagttgttatcagcgctcagttcagaagcctgcatctctgatggtatggggttgcattagtgcgtgtggcatgggcagcttacacatctggaaagacaccatcaatgctgaaaggtatatccaggttctagagcaacatatgctcccatccagacgatgtctctttcagggaagaccttgcattttccaacatgacaatgccaaaccacatactgcatcaattacagcatcatggctgcgtagaagaagggtccgggtactgaactggccagcctgcagtccagatctttcacccatagaaaacatttggcgcatcataaaacggaagatacgacaaaaaagacctaagacagttgagcaactagaatcctacattagacaagaatgggttaacattcctatccctaaacttgagcaacttgtctcctcagtccccagacgtttacagactgttgtaaagagaaaaggggatgtctcacagtggtaaacatggccttgtcccaacttttttgagatgtgttgttgtcatgaaatttgaaatcacctaatttttctctttaaatgatacattttctcagtttaaacatttgatatgtcatctatgttctattctgaataaaatatgaaattttgaaacttccacatcattgcattccgtttttatttacaatttgtactttgtcccaacttttctggaatcggggttgtatttaattcATCTAATAATTAgttatttagcatttatttattttcacttgTCATTTGCTCTGTGAATTGTGTGAATCCTTGTACTCAGGAGTCGTCTCCGATTCCTTCGACGTTACAAAGCATAGTATGTTTGGCAGAGGGAGGTTGGAGAAAGCACTAATAGcaggagtgccaataattctgtgttgtctttttttttttcccaggagggtTTTGTGATTTGTGTTTAGAATGAATTCACTTTGattaaaagttctatcatattgtTAGGTCATTTAACTAAAAAATATTCCCGAACATTTTAATTATAATCTTTACCAAGGGTGCTGAGAATTCTGGTTGTTTGTATGTACAAAAATTATTCAGGATTGATTCATTTCATTTGGGTTTTatgtacagtattgtgcaaaagtcttaggcgcatgtaaagaaatgccgtcgaacaaaaatggcttaaaagtaatgaaatgaaatgtttcaatgttaaaaaaatactataaacagtaatcagtaagcgataataaatgaaacaaagtcgatatttggtgtgagacgaccctttgctttaaaaaaaaaaggtagtgtCGGgtccctgagcatcttacagaaccggccacagttcttctggacattttgactgtcacactcgcatcttcattttgcacccAAACCTTTttgcagtagccttcattatgttttattttttaatctgaaaagtgctctcttacgtATTCTGCTACTCAGatgtaaaatttttttttctgtaacgtttaattttgtgctggaaaatgaacgaacgtttggaaccctaaaatgtttttgtaatgttctgattcgataacgtagaagtcatgaaatagaaaactataacaaagtttatctgaaaaaaggaagaaaaaaacccaGGATGCCTCAGACTTCGGCAGAGTACTGGACATAATATAAAAAGTTCAGGAATGAAAATACCCTGAGTCTAATCCCGTGACGGAGTTAAacccttaaaataaataaatacaatttttaTGAGGAACATATGGAAGGTCGAATGATTATTCTGCTATTTCACTTTCCTTAAAATAACAGATATCCGAGAGTTGATCCAGGTGGATGATGTGATGGAGGATGACTCGCTGAGGTTCGGCCCGAACGGAGGATTGGTTTTCTGCATGGAGTACTTCGCTAGTAACTTCGACTGGCTGGAAGAAAGTCTTGGGCATGTTGAGGATGACTACATACTTTTCGACTGCCCAGGTTATTAACTCGTTATGTCATTACGTTGAAGAGAATCGTGCATTAAAATAAATTGATGGAAGTAATAGAGAACCTTGAACAAATTCAAACTTTAAAGAAGTTCTTCTGGGTTGATTAACAAGCCATAAGTCATGATGACTAAATGAACAATTCACTGGACTGAAACTATATTATTCATAGCGGCGCTCCATActtagtgctgatgacacgaacatgactctatgcaatttcttaaataaactatacaacatggcaaacatgttagatttctgttataattacgtgaaaagaagctgttgttacacgaatatccaacttttaattgcacagcgcaagaaaactgggtccgtggttcgcggccatgttgtgacgtcagcggaagaacacgctgcggttcactggctgttctactcaatggaaatggcgcatgaaaacgccggtgaactctctagtgctagctcttcaacaaccaaatactggtacttcaagcagtgatcatgatggcatgattttatctgattttaaataaatgagattgataataatgtgaatgttcacaactagtacatacaaactctgcagcttctgattcagcagctgcgtcatactccgcaaaaacatcagcaagaacctacaatataaatggaaatgcaatacactaagctcaaatgacttttggaaagtgtcatttctaaattttttctacttattcttgaagtcggtcatcggggtacttgctaccgttccctaacaacgcatggcaaagggtaaagtgtagtgttgctacgagtacttgctaaagcctccggtggaagatcctcgatgtgctgataagacatacagttctatataacacacaagtgtcacgataatcacaaaacagatgcaaattgttaaaatacctaatttttaagcaatcatgtgttgatctcttccgaatagaatctatgatagcctaccctctttaccccttgcctctcgttgctaggcggcagttacatgaaagccgcaagctctcacaagcaaatacatgactgatatcacgccgactttatgattacatttatgattatcatgaatgtgtactctatgagcgctctggagcgagtcacttccaagatggccgcgcagaccgcatggttactatttttagcatcatgtcggagcactctatagctctacgtacctttatcttatgtcgtttctcaacacatgttctgacaggaggactgtctttggaggagtcggcttgtcccaggcgactgctggatccagcatagctactagtagaccccctccggaatactgtaggcactgctgatggtagcagcacacgtttgtgctgaactgaacacccaagagattcttttaagctgggaagggtgtcaaaacaatccaaatcgaagtgttcagagcacaggacggatgttggtgagggctcccacttgtcacaagtgtgcctgacttgcttcacccacttcgcatgcagcgcgggatctctgggaaacttgaataaacttaccccatccttgtgggttttggagcaaaagccggcaacacaacgcgaaggcataataactaatatatatatatatatatatatatatatatatatatataaaatgtctaataaaaatactcataatgataaactgaacacctgccgcatcaacaacaaactggtaagttaggaggaaggttctttcgctgacgtcatatagcccctcctcctctttcgtctcctgggtgctgcagccccgtcaaatttgcccaaatagccgcgttttttatcacaacttgtaaaataggcgccttcatgaattaatatatggatcatcgggaattactttttatgttataaaacatcgccaaagatgtcaaaaacgtgtcatcagcactttaagagaATATGGTGGTAATACATCGACCTGGTTTTTGCGACTGTATGAcgtccgtgtaccaccacagggaactgatcatcagtgcaaggcaacgtatctcaaacacttaaccaccggacaacgaaatttgtatttttatttctataagctagatgggtttttatccagcgcttattttttatttgttttttaaaaaataatgtaggATTGTTTACGAACACAATTTACGGAAACTATTGATGGGGAAAAaagttaattcattcattcatagtggGCAACATATCTTTGCATtgtctgcctttttttttaacctaaacAATTTCTTCCTCTGCACacttcacatcacacacacacatcacattatctctagccgctttatccttctacagggtcgcaggcgagctggagcctatcccagctgactacgggcgaaaggctgggtacaccctggacaagtcgccaggtcatcacagggctgacacatagacacagacaaccattcacattcacacctacgctcaatttagagtcaccagttaacctaacctgcatgtctttggactgtgggggaaaccggagcacccggaggaaacccacgcggacacggggagaacatgcaaactccgcacagaaaggccctcgccggccccggggctcgaacccaggaccttcttgctgtgaggcgacagtgctaaccactacaccaccgtgccgccctcctctgCACACTTGTGTAACCATAATTATTGTAcagttcaatagcaattatgagcatctttccttagtgtTAGATAATCTAAAACGACCGTGGATCGATATCAATTCGTTCTTATGTCTGATAATATTCAGTCATAACTACTGTATGTagtaatgattttttaaaatcattttttaaaatttgctttttaaaaaataatgtgggattatttacgaacacattttatggaaaatattcacgacagtttcataaACTAGTTAAAACGGTTTTATTAGTCTGTTTTCTTCCTGGATAATAGATAGTTTCTGTTACGTAAGGCCGATAGAATaacgtaagtgcaggaagagttttattgaaaacacaccAGCAAACAGATTCGAaacggagacaaaggcagagGTGAAACACAGACAGTGGTGGAGTgagacacagacaggatatccgagggaatacaatactcacaatccaaaaacacaaacgggctcaaaaccagaaaagcgatacagAATACAAAGCTTTTGCAAAGTCAAAGGCGTGTGGACGTGACCGAtggaaccagacaactgtttggcaCATCAGGTTTGATATTTGATGGTAACTCTATAGTAATGCTGTAAAGTGAAGGCGCTGGtttactgctgtccaccaggcacccagcagagttacaccataataaatgtggtgtcaaagaaaggaataaatacatTACGTATtcatgcgtatctcattattggcctcactgtcacaagacaatgcagtgatttattgaggtgaaaaactcgacacaattcaatggttcattcatggtgctgtaatattattattctattcagggggaTTATGCGCccatgcaaatattttgctcgtaaactcatcaggagctccacttttaggcagtgactaaatgtctgtctgtctcgctctcctgtctttctgtctgtctctcactctctgtctgtctctgggtctctctctgtctgtctctcactctctgtctttctgtctgtctcttgctctctgtctgcctgcctttctgtctgtctctcactctctgtctgtctgtctctgggtctctctctctctctgtctgtctctcactctctgtctgtctcttgttctctgtctgtctgtctcttgctctcctgtctttctgtctgtcttgctctctgtctttctgtctatctgcctttctgtctgtctctcgctctctgtctgtctgtctgtctctcgctctgtctgtctgtgtgtctgtctctctcccccctctgtctgtctctctttttccctctctgtctgtctctcgctctgtctgtctatctgtctctcgctctctgtctgtctgtctcgctctcctgtctttctgtctgtcttttgctgtctgcctttctgtctgtgtctctctctctctgtctgtctgtctgtctctctctgtctgtctatctctcactctctgtctgtctcttgctctgtctttctgtctgtctgcctttctgtctgtctctcgctctctgtctgtctgtctgtctctgggtctctctctgcctgtttgTCTcttactctctgtctgtctgtctcttgctctctgtctctcgctctcctgtctttctgtctgtcttttgttctctgtctttctgtctatctgcctttctgtctgtctctcactctctgtctggctgtctctctgtctgtctctcgttctgtctgtctgtgtgtctgtgtctgtctctctccccccctctctctctcactctgtctgtctgcctgtctcttgctctctgtctgtctgtctctcgctctctctcttttcccttctctgtctgtctgtttctctctgtctcactcactaactgatatataaataaatataaaatgtttgTGTATCATTTCAGGTCAGATTGAGCTTTACACTCATCTTCCTGTCATGAAGCAGTTAGTCGAGCAGCTCCAGCAGTGGGAGTTTCGTGTGTGTGGCGTCTTTTTAGTTGATTCTCAATTTATGGTCGAGAGCTTCAAGGTAACAGAGCCATTCACCCGTTAGTCCCTGTGATCATTCTCCTTCTTATTTGTCAACGTTGTCTATTGATTTGGCATCACCTTCCTCAAAGACTAAATCTGGATTTGTAATTTTGCCAGAAAAGTAATCTCtctaaatcctctgctttccagttCATTTCCGGTGTCATGGCAGCTTTGAGTGCCATGGTGGCACTAGAAATCCCTCAGGTCAACATCATGACCAAAATGGACCTACTGAGTCCTAAAGCTAAGAAAGAGATTGAGAAGTAAGTGAGAGTTAACagtgtaattttttaaaaatgattattaaTGTACGGAGTATAGCATGTTGCAGACAGAGAGATGATGTGTGCATGTTTATTGCAGATATCTCGATCCGGATATGTATTCGATGATGGAGGACAGCTCTGTCACGCTGAGGAGCAAAAAATTCATGAAACTCACCAAAGCGATCTGTGGTTTGGTGAGTCGGTTATTATAAAGTAGGAATGAGAGTCGTGATGAAAAGATGCAAATAAGTATTATCACGGTGCcaaaactttttcatgatatattTCATGGCATGTTTCCTTTTTCCTACAAAAAATTATATTGTAAATGTTATATAAAAATTGAAAATGGCTcagatgtcatttttttttttcctttagatTGAGGACTACAGCATGGTGCGCTTCCTGCCATTTGACCGCACTGATGACGAAGGCATCAACATTGTTCTCCAACACATTGACTTCTCCATACAGTACGGCGAGGACCTGGAGGTTAAGGAGCCCAAGGTACGTCCATGTTGTGCCATGTGATTCTGTGTGTCGTGCTTCATGCGTAATTACACAAAAAGGTCATAAAAAACTTGGAGTTTTAGTCCTCGTTCAACACACATGAATAAATGTATTAAAGTCAGACATTCGGAGACTCTTAAGATGTCCTGATGACTGGATAGATAAACCCAGCAGAACGGTACGACATGACAGATAACGGCTGTATCCTAAACGCTAACATTTGAGTCAAGACTTAGACAGATTTTTATGAGTAATGGTGAttcgtataaatacagaggtgattataggaaatcatgtgctgattggtcgagaaattcagactatttctcgataatcacctcgagcgacttggcaaaacggcggccgatcgcttcgtcaccgtaagtgaggaagaattacaaatgatgaaagaaaacgctgttcctaaaagcactaaagatgctctgaagtttggtctaaaactattcaaaggtaaggtggaattgtgatttattttatcgatttcaaaacaaagtcttttatgtgactcggcgtagataagtaacacaagtctgcgccgcaccgTTCTTATATTtgtatgctgcttttgaagattgcaGGCCTTTCGATTgcataatttgggctacaccctgtgtttctgaatttgggctttttgcgtcgtgatacagggtaattgggcttttctgcacgcgcaaagtgctgttgtcccagcgctctgtgtttaaacctgctgctgcttttttagctacaaagttatgaataaataaagaaatctatgaatgttatttttacctttattgcaaaatgtctacagcattaatccctcttgatgtacatgacaaaaataattagaatacagttaggtggggtttacattagaccgtatcagcggatcatcagattaacgtttttaaaacgattagcgtgcacacagcaacaccaatacacgattcgcgtgcacacagcaacaccaatacacggatacgctcggctccgcaggcatcctgcactccaaatcactccgccctgaacagcgagtgccctctggagggtgcgcactccggccctgcgcagctcacagagcgcgcgagtgaagcgcacgagcagtgattcgggactgagccgctgtgtgatctcagcgcatatcacttaccacttgcaagtggaaggatggcaagcctaaagacaatcataactacacaatgggcagtatttgcatcagtatttgcagtattttcatacttttatactctttttaatgaaaggtgatacaaggcggaagtccgcgccgtttttcagcagtcgcgtcacatgaccaacgccagcgaatcaggaaggtggatgtcacagtgacgttgtccaatgacgacgccagctagagctcagcacagcgtatccgcgtattctcaatgtttacacagcaccggaccagacacgatctggattgaatacgtggaccctggcggattcccgtttcccggcgtttccaggcgttttaatgtaaacggacagtgcatccgcgaagaaaacgagacagatacggtctaatgtaaacttggccttagttagtatttaaaagatgtgttggggcctgaggagagcctggacgaaaggagcctgtgaatgaaaaagcaagttatgcactgttgctgtcaaagagacaaacctgtagtcagggatgagagttttctgcttttcggcggatttccgctttttctgagcgaaaatcgatattatgccaaatccgttgagatgttttttttcattgaggggggttggggtatgttccttcgtgatactcaagcgtacgacgatgttacatgtttacattttcgccatcttaagtctcgcggtagaatacgtgttatctacaatgtaattggccaaaacattgctggcgagagcatgatagccaatcataacagttgttacaagagtgtgggagagaacaaaagccaatcgtaacagttcttacaaaagtacccgcatcgttctgttttatcgaaacttgcacatgttcatcgccgctgcgcttcaaaaatacgtttctctttcgtatcgtcttttttactcaaaatgccgaatacaattgacaagcgagacgaagcgaaggcacgtgaaatcgatgctggtataaaaaacagagagaggactgacaagcttttgtctttggccaaaaggctgaagaagtcgtcgaaatgattaaatgaaaatgagaagtgactgtgaactataaataattgtataaagtgtacataggcattatcccataaacttagcattcatttgatttaatacattgaacatgtatatgatggtcagtaaatctgaattaatgctgacagttttgaaaacttaaatatttcaaaagactttgaaatcatatgcaactaatgaggacatagggtgactgaccttttctccctaagaaattttatttaatatatgaacattttgaaaattaataaaacttacgtttaatgtgaatttagtttgtcatttttgttgatcataaattataaccatacccttgaatgtagaatgtgattttattttgaattcaaacaatactcctattgatttgaaacatattttcatgtaaatatataaaaaagacaacagatttttttatctactacagctcagattgcaggaaaagtggtttgtaaggccttatttttcaaaattttcctggggggggtatccctcccagacccctggcttcgggcgccatcttgttttctgcttttttggtgaccacccactctcatccctgtgtagtagacctgcgacacaaaaggtttttcatTCACATCACAAGAACTGGCAGCGCAATTCACAGCATGTAGTCAAGTCaaagatcttagtttaaatgaaaagccagtgtctaagactatcatcaacaagaggaccaagctccaagtcactccttccacccacacttacacaactgtgtgtatttaaaggaacagtccaccgtatttccataatgaaatatgctcttatctgaattgagacgagctgctccgtacctctccgagctttgcgcgacctcccagtcagtcagacgcagtcagacgcagtcagacgcgctgtcactcctgttagcaatgtagctaggctcagtatggccaacggtattttttggggctgtagttagatgcgaccaaactcttccgcgtttttcctgtttacataggtttatatgaccagtgatatgaaacaagttcagttacacaaattgaaacgtagcgatgttctatgctatggaaagtccgcactataatgacaggcatactaacaccttctgcgcgctacgacagcgcattgatatctgagctccgtatcaatgcgctgtcgaagcgcgcagaaggtgttagtacgcctgtcattatagtgtggactttccatagcatagaacatcgctacgtttcaatttgtgtaactgaacttgtttcatatcactggtcatataaacctatgtaaacaggaaaaatgcggaagagtttggtcgtatCTAACtatagccccaaaaaataccattggccatactgagcctagctacattgctaacaggagtgacagcgcgtctgactgcgtctgactgactgggaggtcgcgcaaagctcggagaggtacggagcagctcgtctcaattcagataaga
It encodes:
- the gpn3 gene encoding GPN-loop GTPase 3 isoform X2, coding for MADIRELIQVDDVMEDDSLRFGPNGGLVFCMEYFASNFDWLEESLGHVEDDYILFDCPGQIELYTHLPVMKQLVEQLQQWEFRVCGVFLVDSQFMVESFKFISGVMAALSAMVALEIPQVNIMTKMDLLSPKAKKEIEKYLDPDMYSMMEDSSVTLRSKKFMKLTKAICGLIEDYSMVRFLPFDRTDDEGINIVLQHIDFSIQYGEDLEVKEPKESDEEPGNQNYDEFFQDRVDS
- the gpn3 gene encoding GPN-loop GTPase 3 isoform X1, whose amino-acid sequence is MPRYAQLVMGPAGSGKSTYCSTLIQHAETINRSIQVVNLDPAAEHFDYPVMADIRELIQVDDVMEDDSLRFGPNGGLVFCMEYFASNFDWLEESLGHVEDDYILFDCPGQIELYTHLPVMKQLVEQLQQWEFRVCGVFLVDSQFMVESFKFISGVMAALSAMVALEIPQVNIMTKMDLLSPKAKKEIEKYLDPDMYSMMEDSSVTLRSKKFMKLTKAICGLIEDYSMVRFLPFDRTDDEGINIVLQHIDFSIQYGEDLEVKEPKESDEEPGNQNYDEFFQDRVDS